TGTTCTACACCACTTTGTTTAGCTCCTAAAACGTGACCTAATATTTTTTCACCATCATTCTTTACAGAATCATCAACACCACCACTAAATAATCCACCAAGATTATCTAAAATGTTACCGTCTTGTTTACTTTGTATTGCTCCCATAAGTCCTGCTGCACCTTCTGGTGTTGCTGCATTACGTTGCATAGCTTTCATTAAAACTGGTAAAGCCATTGTTAATACGCTTCCTGTTTTGTCTGCGTCGTTTCCAGTTGATCCGGCAACACCGCTAATGATTGATTTTCCTAAGTCACTGCTTAATAAGTCTAAAATTCCTGACATTTGTTTTGTTTTTTTAAG
The window above is part of the Algibacter sp. L3A6 genome. Proteins encoded here:
- a CDS encoding DUF937 domain-containing protein, with protein sequence MSGILDLLSSDLGKSIISGVAGSTGNDADKTGSVLTMALPVLMKAMQRNAATPEGAAGLMGAIQSKQDGNILDNLGGLFSGGVDDSVKNDGEKILGHVLGAKQSGVEQVIGQKSGLDAGSVANILKVAAPILMGVLGSQAKQQNVSDSNGIGSLLGGLLGGSSADKEQSFLESILDADGDGSVVDDVAGMVLGNASKSGGIGGLLGGLFGK